A window of the Isosphaera pallida ATCC 43644 genome harbors these coding sequences:
- the trpD gene encoding anthranilate phosphoribosyltransferase: protein MTVDSRVDRVLDALVELFETGELTGDAIERAVASIIAGDASEIRVAALLTALRCQGETATHLAAAVRAARAAMIPFPRDPTRPLLDTCGTGGDGARSLNISTATALIVAALGIPVAKHGNRSASGNSGSADVLERLGVNPDQDPATAALGLKTLGIAYLYAPRHHAGFRHAAPVRRALPFRTLFNLIGPLSNPAGPEFQLLGVPDESLADLIAQTLIDLGDTRRAAIVTGGDGLDEVTLDGPTWVRWVEPAAHTIRLETWHADDFGLPKVHSGDLRVADAAESARRIETILQGRSDAARPVLIANAAAALLVVGAVEELAQGVEQATNAVDSGQAWDLLNRWRRHAPAPTPN from the coding sequence ATGACCGTCGATTCCCGAGTGGACCGCGTCCTCGACGCCCTGGTCGAACTGTTCGAGACCGGCGAGTTAACGGGCGACGCCATCGAACGCGCGGTCGCCTCGATCATCGCTGGAGACGCTTCCGAGATCCGCGTCGCGGCGCTGCTGACGGCCCTGCGCTGCCAAGGAGAGACCGCCACTCATCTCGCGGCCGCCGTCCGCGCTGCCCGCGCTGCCATGATTCCCTTTCCACGCGACCCCACGCGACCCCTGCTGGACACCTGCGGCACCGGCGGCGATGGTGCGCGAAGTTTGAACATCTCAACAGCGACCGCGCTGATTGTCGCAGCCCTGGGAATTCCGGTAGCCAAGCACGGCAACCGCTCCGCCTCGGGCAACTCCGGAAGCGCTGACGTGTTGGAGCGGTTGGGAGTCAACCCCGACCAGGACCCCGCCACTGCGGCCCTCGGCTTGAAGACGCTGGGAATTGCCTACCTTTACGCCCCCCGCCATCACGCTGGGTTCCGTCACGCCGCCCCCGTGCGACGCGCATTGCCATTCCGCACCCTATTCAACCTGATCGGCCCGCTCAGCAACCCGGCCGGTCCCGAGTTTCAATTGCTCGGCGTGCCTGACGAAAGTCTCGCCGACCTGATCGCTCAAACCCTGATCGACCTGGGCGACACCCGTCGGGCCGCAATCGTCACTGGCGGCGACGGCCTGGACGAAGTCACCTTGGATGGTCCCACCTGGGTCCGCTGGGTGGAACCCGCTGCCCACACCATCCGCCTGGAGACCTGGCATGCCGATGACTTCGGACTGCCCAAGGTACACAGCGGCGACCTACGAGTGGCCGACGCCGCCGAAAGCGCGCGACGCATTGAAACGATTCTCCAAGGCCGCTCCGACGCGGCCCGGCCCGTCTTGATCGCCAACGCCGCGGCCGCCCTGCTTGTTGTCGGCGCGGTTGAGGAACTTGCTCAGGGGGTCGAGCAGGCCACCAACGCGGTGGACTCCGGCCAAGCTTGGGATCTGCTCAATCGCTGGCGACGGCACGCCCCCGCCCCCACGCCAAACTGA
- a CDS encoding S1C family serine protease, with protein sequence MSHAPNRTASSAPTALLLPLPVSPAAHRVHPHVTPLEGVDARRGRSRRCPPATVWLGPTLLSGIALGVILERLMAPVPIAPMPPAAAIPAAPNAATPPPSERLEVFPTEAVLPVPPGDSAVTSLTTPSPDETTPSAPPTTADRASPSVRPATTSASHPHPVGQPTEAELPLEDQLASQFEAIELFNRAFELVARIVSPSVVHIEAVKPSRVPKLDGGERRRTLETGSGVLVSHPDAEGRQRIYVLTNHHVVEGAQVGSIQVFLFDGHLLKPTRVWHDAKADVAVLELAPRSDLRPARLGDSDGVQVGSWVMAIGSPFGLKHSVSQGIISARGRREADLQQEGLENQDFLQTDAAINPGNSGGPLVNLKGEVIGLNTAIATSHGGSEGVGFAIPINLAKWIMDQLIRRGKVVRGGIGVDLADLSPQQALVLGLDRPRGVRITRVHPGSPAESAGFQVTDVVLSFNHVEVRNLHHFINLVSMSPIDQLVSVTVWRRRQHQTLEVRIADLDQLRAQSIPQTTPAPSAPPAARPDRPSPTRPSDAAPPPKLHSNSNPQPPRRSSLPLETLPRSNSAQSG encoded by the coding sequence ATGAGCCACGCTCCCAATCGCACAGCCTCTTCGGCACCCACGGCTCTGTTGCTTCCCCTCCCGGTCTCTCCCGCCGCCCATCGCGTCCACCCCCACGTCACTCCGCTGGAGGGTGTGGACGCGCGGCGTGGACGCTCACGCCGATGCCCTCCAGCGACCGTCTGGTTGGGTCCCACCTTGTTGTCCGGGATCGCCCTGGGTGTCATTCTGGAGCGTCTGATGGCTCCAGTTCCGATCGCCCCCATGCCGCCTGCAGCCGCGATCCCCGCCGCTCCGAACGCCGCGACGCCACCTCCGTCCGAGCGTCTCGAAGTGTTCCCAACGGAGGCCGTGCTTCCAGTCCCGCCGGGCGATTCGGCCGTCACGTCGCTCACTACACCGTCCCCCGACGAAACAACGCCAAGCGCGCCCCCCACCACAGCCGACCGGGCCAGCCCCTCAGTCCGCCCCGCTACCACCTCTGCCTCCCATCCCCACCCCGTTGGCCAACCCACCGAGGCCGAACTGCCGCTCGAAGATCAGCTGGCCAGCCAATTCGAGGCAATCGAGCTGTTCAACCGAGCCTTCGAACTGGTCGCGCGAATCGTCTCGCCCTCAGTGGTTCACATCGAAGCGGTCAAACCCAGCCGCGTTCCCAAGCTAGACGGCGGTGAACGGAGACGTACCCTGGAAACCGGCTCGGGAGTCCTCGTCAGCCATCCTGACGCCGAAGGTCGCCAACGAATTTACGTCCTCACCAATCATCATGTGGTGGAGGGCGCTCAGGTCGGGTCCATCCAGGTCTTTTTGTTCGATGGACACCTGCTCAAGCCAACGCGGGTCTGGCACGACGCCAAGGCCGACGTGGCGGTTCTAGAGTTGGCTCCCCGCTCTGACCTTCGGCCCGCGCGTCTGGGAGATAGCGACGGGGTCCAGGTTGGTTCGTGGGTGATGGCAATTGGCAGCCCGTTTGGTCTCAAGCACTCGGTCAGCCAAGGGATCATCAGCGCGCGGGGCCGTCGCGAGGCCGACCTTCAACAGGAAGGGCTGGAGAACCAGGATTTCCTCCAGACCGACGCAGCAATCAACCCCGGCAACTCGGGCGGTCCCCTCGTCAATCTCAAAGGGGAGGTCATCGGTCTGAACACCGCCATCGCCACGAGCCACGGCGGCAGCGAAGGGGTCGGCTTCGCCATTCCAATCAACCTGGCCAAATGGATCATGGATCAACTCATTCGTCGTGGCAAAGTGGTTCGCGGCGGGATCGGGGTCGATTTGGCCGACCTCTCTCCCCAACAAGCCCTGGTTCTAGGCTTGGACCGTCCCCGAGGGGTGCGGATCACCCGAGTTCACCCCGGCTCGCCTGCCGAATCGGCCGGGTTCCAAGTCACCGACGTGGTGCTGAGCTTCAACCACGTCGAAGTTCGCAATCTGCATCATTTCATCAATTTGGTCTCGATGTCGCCGATTGACCAGTTGGTGTCGGTGACAGTGTGGCGTCGTCGTCAACACCAAACTCTTGAGGTGCGCATCGCCGACCTGGACCAGCTACGGGCCCAATCCATTCCGCAAACTACCCCGGCCCCCTCCGCTCCACCAGCAGCCCGGCCCGATCGGCCCTCGCCCACTCGACCCTCCGACGCCGCTCCGCCACCCAAACTCCACTCCAACTCCAACCCCCAACCCCCTCGGCGCTCGAGCCTCCCCTTGGAAACCCTTCCCCGTTCTAACAGCGCGCAGAGCGGCTGA
- a CDS encoding TraR/DksA family transcriptional regulator translates to MPRKTTLTRLHERLIARRDALRKALSGDLESLRAYHSKYGMGDDGDAASDHAHEEITSQLLEIEVRELEQIERALKRFAEGVYGRCEVCGRRIGEARINALPYVTHCIDCQREAERLGGSRRRQEDVSRWAQLYETEARSREPEVNLSDYETDPNEPSYR, encoded by the coding sequence ATGCCACGCAAAACGACTTTGACGCGACTCCACGAGCGTCTGATCGCCCGCCGCGACGCCCTTCGCAAGGCGCTCAGCGGCGATTTGGAATCCCTGCGTGCCTATCACTCCAAATACGGCATGGGCGACGACGGCGACGCCGCCAGCGACCACGCCCACGAAGAGATCACCTCGCAGCTGCTCGAAATTGAGGTCCGCGAACTGGAACAGATCGAGCGGGCCCTGAAGCGTTTCGCCGAGGGGGTTTATGGACGTTGCGAAGTTTGCGGGCGGCGGATCGGCGAAGCTCGTATCAACGCGCTTCCTTATGTGACCCACTGCATCGACTGTCAACGCGAGGCCGAGCGTCTAGGAGGAAGCAGACGACGCCAGGAGGATGTTTCGCGTTGGGCCCAGCTTTACGAGACCGAGGCGCGTTCGCGGGAGCCCGAGGTGAACCTGAGCGATTACGAGACTGACCCCAACGAACCATCCTATCGCTAA
- a CDS encoding tetratricopeptide repeat protein: MATETATLTWVRDPRDKSWVAERAGYRLARTTGLSYADAYVTQGNERFAAGDYSAAVESYRRALELKNDCPEAHNNLGVALALEGDRIQAVAAFRAALRDRPQWPTARANLAEALASTPPPETETETETETNSESPQAASESPPTEIAQITPPETTPVGEAEQTEPTADLFPQTIPSDMEDSPEVPFFEEFAPVATGHQFAPLSPQSFSLAGFTELAKDAFEDAAAPPAEPLESPPADLVKPLLTPEPPQVTQAFAAVRDLIDQETRAIPASPSSPPPSDDAPVPIRRTEANSGISFLADTFNAEEESAVVEVPATMERAPDARRGDTAAELNVAEFRNLLNAGALSPDELLDFDSPRPTPIRPRVTQAFAAVRNLIDQEIKPAGSTTSSPPTSPSPGNFALDIPDPSLTVFQEAVDQEDARRATRATVMGAIPPPDATFPRPGLTQAFVAIRQQLEPEPQPLPEPQPSPSPSRSTPADAPDETTPTLRGRPGVTQAFAVLRDQFDVETKSSPPPAAALFPPIKPESIVTPPPATMPPIGRPDPDPPFEAVASIIPMPPRTAQTIPSASPSLPTVGDAVSTEPHPPEDERTLRAELERNPNDPTLLRRLAEQLARRGAFREASIYLDRAARLTPDEAGVWLEWSSVLVGLRRLDEAIDALGHAIERPHSAPAWLIAKAHRNLADLLRVRRRLDQIIADATEAARQRPNEAQPVITLALAQTARGRFEEAIASYETALSLQPDASAELLVNLGLLHARLSRLDRARDCLRQALTRRPDLAEAHEALADLLENPASDWRFVEIVPEPVPSLHARSDSSRFVVSPAAPSAAPANRLSAAAVPTTSPASTSTAPPSSPPAPPAASAPPVSSRADRPNTQMLDLDSISQLVAASMRGALASPAPSAPAVSAPPVGPASAPVSPPPELPRAAPPRPGRVLRPVELIEPESPPASATPAGDPTKAKLKPTDVVRPLASFDWSMLDVEPTPPRPRTTPSRPIAPPRQT, from the coding sequence ATGGCCACCGAAACGGCGACTTTAACATGGGTGCGCGACCCTCGGGACAAATCCTGGGTCGCCGAGCGCGCCGGCTATCGCCTGGCCAGAACCACCGGGCTTAGCTACGCCGACGCCTACGTGACTCAAGGAAACGAACGGTTCGCAGCCGGCGATTACTCCGCCGCCGTCGAGAGCTATCGCCGCGCCCTGGAACTGAAAAACGACTGCCCCGAAGCCCACAACAACCTTGGGGTCGCCCTGGCCCTAGAAGGAGACCGGATCCAAGCGGTCGCCGCGTTCCGCGCAGCGCTGCGCGACCGTCCCCAATGGCCGACCGCCCGCGCCAACCTGGCCGAGGCGTTGGCGAGCACCCCTCCCCCCGAGACCGAGACGGAAACGGAAACAGAAACAAACTCGGAATCCCCCCAAGCTGCTTCCGAATCCCCCCCAACCGAAATCGCCCAGATCACCCCTCCTGAGACCACCCCGGTCGGTGAGGCGGAGCAAACCGAACCGACCGCCGATCTGTTCCCTCAAACCATTCCTTCGGACATGGAAGATTCGCCGGAGGTTCCGTTCTTCGAGGAATTCGCGCCAGTGGCCACCGGCCATCAGTTCGCTCCCCTGTCACCCCAATCGTTCTCACTGGCCGGGTTCACCGAACTCGCCAAAGACGCCTTCGAAGACGCCGCTGCGCCACCTGCCGAGCCTTTGGAATCCCCTCCCGCCGACTTGGTCAAACCTCTTCTCACGCCCGAACCTCCCCAGGTGACTCAGGCGTTCGCCGCCGTCCGCGACCTGATTGACCAGGAAACCCGGGCCATCCCCGCCTCCCCGTCTTCGCCTCCCCCATCTGACGACGCCCCGGTGCCAATCCGCCGCACCGAGGCTAACTCGGGGATCTCCTTCCTAGCCGACACCTTCAACGCCGAGGAAGAATCGGCGGTCGTCGAGGTCCCCGCCACGATGGAACGCGCTCCCGACGCCCGACGCGGCGACACGGCGGCGGAACTCAACGTTGCAGAGTTCCGCAACCTACTCAACGCCGGAGCGTTGTCCCCCGACGAGCTGCTCGACTTCGACTCGCCTCGCCCCACGCCGATCCGTCCTCGGGTAACTCAGGCGTTCGCCGCCGTCCGCAACCTCATCGACCAGGAAATTAAGCCCGCGGGATCGACCACGTCCTCCCCCCCAACCTCCCCATCCCCCGGCAACTTCGCCCTCGACATCCCTGACCCAAGCCTGACCGTGTTTCAGGAAGCCGTGGACCAAGAGGACGCCCGACGCGCCACCCGCGCCACCGTGATGGGCGCGATTCCTCCGCCCGACGCCACCTTCCCGCGTCCCGGCTTAACCCAGGCGTTCGTCGCCATCCGCCAACAGCTCGAACCCGAACCCCAACCCCTCCCCGAACCCCAACCCTCGCCTTCTCCCTCCCGTTCAACACCCGCCGACGCTCCCGACGAGACAACCCCGACACTCCGAGGTCGTCCCGGCGTGACCCAGGCGTTCGCCGTGCTGCGCGATCAGTTCGACGTGGAGACCAAATCGTCGCCCCCGCCGGCAGCCGCCTTGTTTCCGCCAATCAAACCCGAATCCATCGTCACTCCGCCGCCAGCAACCATGCCGCCGATCGGACGCCCCGACCCCGACCCTCCCTTTGAGGCCGTCGCGTCGATCATCCCCATGCCTCCTCGCACCGCTCAGACCATTCCCAGCGCTTCCCCCTCTCTACCGACGGTCGGGGACGCCGTGAGTACGGAACCCCACCCTCCCGAGGATGAACGAACCCTCCGCGCCGAACTTGAACGCAACCCCAACGACCCGACCCTGTTGAGGCGATTGGCCGAGCAGCTAGCGCGACGAGGCGCGTTCCGTGAAGCCTCAATCTACCTCGACCGCGCCGCGCGACTCACCCCCGATGAGGCGGGCGTCTGGCTGGAGTGGAGCAGCGTTTTGGTCGGTCTGCGACGGCTTGACGAAGCGATCGACGCCCTGGGACACGCCATCGAGCGCCCCCACTCGGCCCCAGCCTGGTTAATCGCCAAGGCCCACCGCAACCTCGCCGATCTGCTCCGAGTCCGTCGCCGTCTCGATCAGATCATCGCCGACGCAACCGAGGCGGCTCGCCAACGTCCCAACGAAGCCCAACCCGTGATCACCCTGGCCCTGGCACAAACCGCGCGGGGACGCTTTGAAGAGGCGATCGCTTCCTACGAGACCGCCTTGTCCCTCCAACCCGATGCCTCCGCAGAACTGCTGGTGAACCTCGGTTTGCTCCACGCTCGCCTCAGCCGTCTGGATCGGGCGCGGGACTGCCTACGCCAGGCGTTGACGCGGCGACCGGACCTAGCCGAAGCTCACGAGGCCCTAGCCGACCTTCTCGAAAACCCCGCCTCGGATTGGCGTTTTGTTGAGATCGTGCCCGAGCCGGTCCCGAGCCTTCATGCGCGTTCCGACTCGTCCAGGTTCGTGGTTTCGCCGGCGGCCCCGTCGGCCGCGCCCGCCAATCGGCTTTCCGCTGCCGCGGTTCCCACGACCTCTCCGGCTTCCACTTCCACCGCGCCCCCCTCTTCGCCCCCAGCTCCACCAGCGGCCTCCGCCCCGCCGGTGTCGAGCCGCGCCGATCGCCCCAACACCCAGATGTTGGACCTAGACAGCATCTCGCAACTGGTGGCCGCCTCGATGCGAGGCGCGTTGGCGTCACCCGCCCCAAGCGCGCCGGCGGTCTCCGCACCTCCGGTTGGTCCAGCGTCCGCGCCGGTTTCACCCCCTCCCGAACTTCCCCGAGCCGCCCCGCCCCGTCCCGGTCGGGTACTGCGTCCCGTCGAGTTGATCGAACCCGAATCCCCTCCCGCGTCCGCCACGCCAGCGGGCGATCCGACCAAGGCTAAACTCAAACCGACTGATGTGGTTCGTCCCCTGGCGTCGTTCGACTGGAGCATGTTGGACGTCGAACCCACCCCACCCCGGCCTCGAACCACCCCGTCGCGGCCCATCGCACCTCCCCGACAGACCTGA
- a CDS encoding response regulator transcription factor produces MSATILIVEDSPTVLRMASAALEDGGFRVLTATDGEAALQLVKREKPDLIVLDIILPKINGFQVCRHLKNDPASRHIKILLLSSKSGESDRYWGLRQGADDYLTKPFEPEGLVSTVTRLLNRPAGAASDPARVPGVPVASPPKRS; encoded by the coding sequence TTGTCCGCCACGATCCTCATTGTTGAAGACAGTCCCACCGTGCTGCGGATGGCCTCGGCGGCGTTGGAAGACGGCGGGTTTCGGGTGTTGACCGCCACTGATGGCGAGGCCGCCCTGCAGCTGGTGAAGCGCGAAAAGCCGGACCTGATTGTCTTGGACATCATTTTGCCCAAGATCAACGGTTTTCAGGTTTGCCGCCACCTCAAGAACGACCCCGCCAGCCGTCACATCAAGATTTTGCTGCTTTCCAGCAAAAGCGGCGAAAGCGACCGCTACTGGGGTCTGCGGCAGGGAGCCGACGACTACCTCACCAAACCCTTCGAACCCGAGGGACTGGTCAGCACGGTAACGCGGTTGCTCAACCGACCAGCCGGAGCGGCCTCAGACCCGGCCCGTGTGCCGGGAGTTCCGGTCGCCTCTCCCCCAAAACGGTCCTAA
- a CDS encoding 3-keto-disaccharide hydrolase — MPIHSAPCAAGFMRFATLTATVLALFMAAPACFPAAKAQEKDEEGAGWIALFDGETLDGWEPTDHPEVFQVVEGAIAAGGGPMAHLCYNGPVGNHDFTDFELRMEVKCKPGSNGGVFFHTAPQKGTLRKGYEAQIANTHADPRRTGSLVAVVDLAETPAQDDEWFEYAIRVEGKRITIKINGETVVDYVEPPNPPRPPDRKNRVLSSGTIALQAHDPNSLVLHRNIRIRLLKP; from the coding sequence ATGCCGATCCACTCCGCCCCCTGCGCCGCCGGGTTCATGCGATTCGCCACCCTGACGGCCACGGTCCTCGCCCTGTTCATGGCTGCCCCCGCTTGCTTTCCCGCTGCCAAGGCTCAGGAAAAGGACGAGGAAGGCGCGGGCTGGATTGCGCTGTTCGACGGCGAGACGCTCGACGGTTGGGAACCGACCGACCACCCCGAAGTTTTCCAAGTGGTCGAAGGCGCAATCGCCGCCGGTGGCGGGCCGATGGCCCATTTGTGCTACAACGGGCCGGTGGGCAACCACGACTTCACCGACTTCGAGCTCCGCATGGAGGTCAAGTGCAAACCGGGCTCGAACGGCGGGGTCTTTTTCCACACGGCCCCCCAAAAGGGAACGCTCCGCAAAGGCTACGAGGCCCAAATCGCCAACACCCACGCCGACCCCCGCCGCACGGGCAGCCTGGTCGCCGTGGTTGACCTGGCCGAGACCCCCGCTCAAGATGACGAATGGTTTGAGTATGCCATTCGAGTCGAGGGCAAGCGGATCACCATCAAGATCAACGGGGAAACCGTAGTCGATTACGTGGAACCCCCTAACCCGCCTCGCCCCCCCGACCGAAAAAACCGGGTTCTCTCCTCGGGAACCATCGCCCTTCAGGCTCACGACCCCAATAGCCTGGTACTCCACCGCAACATCCGCATCCGCCTGCTCAAGCCGTGA
- a CDS encoding sulfatase-like hydrolase/transferase: protein MRRCGWISGATAPPTEHGPGRAGTPWWFRAAVGIVTFVAAAFPCPAAGSNPPPPALGSGTNDALPHIVLIMTDDLGYADLGCYGAPDIATPRIDSLARDGARLSHFHSPGPVCTPTRAALLTGRWPQRVGLEWALSASDTEPGLPVEEPILSRPLKEVGYRTVMVGKWHLGYRPEFGPNAHGFDEFFGLLSGNVDHYSHREINGKEDWYENTKPVRVEGYSTDLLSDRAVAAIQKTAAQPPDQRQPLWLYVAYNAVHWPFQPPGRPQDIRDRSTWFNGTRADYVKMVESIDAGVGRILDALEAGGMADHTLVIFTNDNGGERLSDNGPFFHHKGTVWEGGHRVPCLIRWPGRIAAGTEFGQPTIGMDLTATILAAAKIPPNPERPLDGVNLVPILRGEVPCPDRALFWRIDRPNRKQKAALRGRWKYVVDGSITQLFDLEADPGERRDLAYRFPEVARDLQNRLARWEAEMNRAQPRFIVK, encoded by the coding sequence ATGCGTCGATGTGGTTGGATATCGGGAGCGACGGCCCCCCCCACCGAACACGGCCCAGGACGCGCGGGAACCCCGTGGTGGTTCCGGGCCGCCGTGGGAATCGTCACCTTCGTTGCGGCGGCGTTCCCATGCCCGGCGGCCGGGAGCAATCCTCCCCCCCCCGCGTTGGGAAGCGGAACCAACGACGCCCTCCCCCACATCGTCCTCATCATGACCGACGACCTGGGTTACGCCGATCTTGGTTGCTACGGTGCGCCCGATATCGCCACTCCTCGGATCGACTCGTTGGCCCGCGATGGCGCGCGGTTGAGTCATTTCCACAGTCCGGGGCCAGTCTGCACCCCAACCCGCGCGGCGCTCTTGACCGGACGCTGGCCACAGCGGGTCGGCCTGGAATGGGCCTTGAGCGCGAGCGACACCGAGCCAGGTCTGCCGGTCGAGGAGCCGATTCTAAGCCGTCCGCTTAAGGAGGTGGGCTATCGCACCGTGATGGTCGGCAAGTGGCATCTGGGGTATCGTCCCGAGTTCGGCCCCAACGCCCACGGCTTCGACGAGTTCTTCGGCCTGCTCTCCGGTAACGTCGATCACTATTCGCACCGCGAGATCAACGGCAAGGAGGACTGGTACGAGAACACCAAGCCGGTTCGGGTCGAAGGCTACTCCACCGACTTGCTTTCCGACCGCGCGGTGGCGGCGATCCAAAAGACCGCGGCCCAGCCGCCCGACCAACGCCAACCGCTCTGGCTTTATGTAGCCTACAACGCGGTCCACTGGCCGTTCCAACCGCCTGGACGCCCTCAGGACATCCGCGACCGCTCGACCTGGTTCAACGGCACGCGGGCCGACTATGTGAAGATGGTCGAGTCGATCGACGCTGGAGTGGGCCGGATTCTCGACGCATTGGAAGCGGGAGGCATGGCAGACCACACCCTGGTCATCTTCACCAACGACAACGGCGGCGAACGTCTTAGCGATAACGGCCCGTTCTTCCACCACAAAGGGACCGTCTGGGAGGGGGGGCACCGCGTCCCCTGCCTGATCCGCTGGCCGGGGCGGATCGCCGCGGGCACCGAGTTCGGCCAACCGACCATCGGGATGGACCTCACCGCCACCATCCTGGCCGCCGCCAAGATCCCACCCAACCCCGAGCGACCCCTCGACGGTGTGAACCTCGTTCCGATCCTCAGAGGCGAGGTTCCCTGCCCCGACCGCGCGCTGTTCTGGAGGATCGACCGGCCCAACCGTAAGCAAAAGGCCGCGCTGCGAGGCCGCTGGAAATACGTGGTGGATGGCAGCATCACCCAACTCTTCGACCTGGAGGCCGATCCCGGCGAACGCCGCGACCTGGCTTATCGCTTCCCCGAGGTTGCCCGCGACCTGCAAAACCGCCTGGCCCGATGGGAAGCCGAGATGAACCGGGCCCAACCTCGTTTCATCGTCAAATGA
- a CDS encoding sulfatase, with product MGPRPDDDATPILLMREALTAALVLGSAAAALDLGVVTLKLNGLLPLTYLDLHIHQSWWVVTPIGNGLVMGLTALVVGSLAWALATATGWSKRLGPWVAARRDWGRSAIWSLGGVVAAWGPLSRLDLLDPWAVRILAAGVGLQAARVLVGSDIHRQRRRRWLVVAISLLVGGATSGWGAIESVRRGATIDQNRGAASLTDDPARRPNVVLVVWDTVRADRTTVHGYPRDTTPRLAELAQRGIVFEEARAAAPWTLASHWTMFTGRWPHELGIRFDRPTQNDAATLAELLASRGYRTAGFVANPTYCNRIYGLDRGFQTYVDLPSNQAWTPRVLLRGTRSGWVLLDLLVRLQPSWFQGINAHAPRRSAQHINADALAWARNLRKRQGDRSPFFLFLNHYDAHGPYRPDPSRPLRFAAESPADPLNASPRIIATLKRQGQATPERIAQATRLLSDLYDECLYDLDLALGQLVADLERLGEAERTWIVVTADHGEHFGEHGGLYSHGSSLYREQIHVPLVVIPPAGLVDLPRGLRIAAPVSLRDLPATLLDWSGAPLNDQAATPGVPGRSLARFWNDAPDVLPDDHIYAWHDHHILSGGRSPLPPEHGVWEAVVGPTRTYLKLNQGREALYDLQADPCEAVDLSERPDEVHWLDAFRRLARVIRGRSPSTDPNAPSGQ from the coding sequence GTGGGGCCGCGCCCTGACGATGACGCCACGCCGATCCTCCTGATGCGTGAGGCGCTGACCGCCGCGTTGGTCCTTGGGTCGGCGGCCGCCGCGTTGGACCTAGGGGTGGTCACACTCAAGCTCAACGGCCTTCTTCCGCTAACCTATCTTGATCTTCATATCCATCAATCCTGGTGGGTGGTCACGCCGATTGGCAATGGTTTGGTGATGGGTCTGACGGCGTTGGTGGTTGGTTCGCTCGCCTGGGCGTTGGCGACGGCGACGGGATGGTCGAAACGTCTGGGGCCCTGGGTGGCGGCTCGTCGTGATTGGGGACGGAGCGCGATCTGGAGCCTTGGGGGCGTTGTGGCGGCGTGGGGGCCGCTCAGCCGCCTCGATCTGCTCGACCCGTGGGCAGTTCGGATTCTGGCCGCCGGGGTGGGGTTGCAGGCGGCCCGCGTTTTGGTCGGGTCAGACATTCACCGCCAACGCCGCCGACGGTGGTTGGTGGTGGCGATCTCGCTGCTTGTGGGCGGCGCAACCAGTGGTTGGGGCGCGATCGAGTCGGTGCGTCGGGGCGCGACGATCGACCAAAACCGGGGCGCCGCGAGCCTGACGGACGACCCGGCGCGACGTCCCAACGTGGTTCTGGTGGTGTGGGACACGGTTCGGGCCGATCGGACGACGGTCCACGGCTACCCGCGCGACACCACGCCGCGATTGGCCGAACTCGCCCAACGGGGGATCGTCTTTGAGGAGGCGCGGGCGGCGGCCCCCTGGACCCTGGCCTCGCATTGGACGATGTTCACCGGACGCTGGCCGCACGAGTTAGGGATTCGGTTCGACCGACCAACCCAAAACGACGCTGCCACTCTCGCCGAGCTTCTAGCGAGTCGGGGCTACCGCACCGCCGGATTTGTCGCCAACCCCACCTATTGCAACCGGATCTACGGTCTGGACCGGGGTTTTCAAACCTATGTCGATCTGCCCAGCAATCAGGCTTGGACCCCCCGCGTTCTACTTCGCGGAACGCGGAGTGGCTGGGTGTTGCTCGACCTGCTGGTTCGGCTCCAACCCTCATGGTTTCAGGGAATCAACGCCCACGCGCCCCGACGCTCCGCCCAACACATCAACGCCGACGCGCTGGCCTGGGCCCGCAACTTGCGCAAGCGCCAAGGCGACAGGTCGCCCTTCTTCCTGTTCCTCAACCACTACGACGCCCACGGACCCTATCGGCCCGATCCGAGTCGCCCGTTGCGGTTCGCCGCCGAGTCGCCAGCCGATCCTCTCAACGCCTCCCCCCGGATCATCGCCACACTGAAGCGTCAGGGCCAGGCCACCCCTGAGCGAATCGCCCAGGCCACCCGGTTGCTCTCCGACCTCTACGACGAATGTCTATACGACCTCGATCTCGCCCTTGGGCAACTGGTGGCTGACCTCGAGCGTCTCGGCGAGGCGGAGCGGACCTGGATTGTCGTCACCGCCGACCACGGCGAGCATTTCGGCGAACACGGCGGACTCTACTCGCACGGGTCGAGCCTGTATCGGGAACAGATTCACGTTCCCCTCGTGGTGATTCCGCCTGCCGGTTTGGTTGATCTTCCGCGCGGCCTGCGGATTGCCGCTCCGGTGTCGTTGCGCGACCTGCCCGCGACCCTGCTCGATTGGTCCGGCGCGCCTCTGAACGACCAAGCCGCCACGCCCGGCGTGCCCGGACGTTCCCTCGCCCGCTTCTGGAACGACGCGCCGGACGTCCTGCCGGACGATCACATTTACGCCTGGCACGACCACCATATCCTATCGGGCGGTCGCAGTCCCTTGCCGCCCGAGCACGGGGTTTGGGAGGCGGTGGTGGGACCGACCCGCACCTATTTGAAACTGAATCAGGGCCGCGAGGCGCTTTACGATCTTCAGGCCGACCCCTGCGAGGCGGTCGATCTTTCCGAGCGTCCCGACGAGGTCCACTGGCTGGACGCCTTCCGCCGTCTAGCGCGGGTGATCCGGGGGCGGTCACCATCGACCGATCCCAACGCGCCGTCTGGGCAGTGA